A genomic stretch from Mya arenaria isolate MELC-2E11 chromosome 10, ASM2691426v1 includes:
- the LOC128206226 gene encoding short-chain collagen C4-like produces the protein MTTLRNIQIVILLAAVCLTQEPECSRFYYEEKLLEKVIRSEIKMEAFGDSLKEATNLMDVQMQKITELTKKVENQQQEIESLKYVKSSGLYTRWGRRSCPGNTELVYEGFAGGGHYTHTGASSNYICLPKDPIFERDGRRATNVNNVYGAEYETNTATFHSSLHDEDVPCAVCRVVGRSVVMIPARNACYSGWQTEYSGYLMSAYHSHAGNKELVCMDGNPEKAEGSDAGDQNGALFYFALAFCGSLKCPPYSENKALTCVVCSK, from the exons ATGACAACACTAAGAAACATTCAGATAGTCATTTTATTGGCAGCAGTCTGCTTAACACAGGAGCCTGAGTGTTCGAGGTTTTACTATGAGGAAAAGTTGTTGGAGAAAGTGATCAGATCGGAAATCAAGATGGAAGCGTTTGGCGATTCATTGAAAGAGGCAACAAACTTAATGGATGTACAGATGCAGAAAATTACAG AGTTAACAAAAAAAGTGGAAAACCAACAGCAAGAAATTGAATCATTGAAGTACGTAAAGAGCAGTGGTTTATACACGAGATGGGGACGGCGGTCATGCCCTGGAAATACTGAGCTGGTGTACGAAGGGTTTGCTGGCGGCGGACATTACACGCACACAGGGGCAAGCAGTAACTACATTTGTCTGCCAAAGGACCCTATCTTTGAAAGAGATGGACGGAGAGCGACTAACGTTAACAATGTTTACGGTGCTGAGTATGAAACAAATACTGCAACGTTTCACTCGAGTTTACATGACGAAGACGTTCCCTGTGCCGTCTGCCGTGTTGTAGGAAGAAGCGTTGTCATGATTCCAGCGAGGAATGCTTGTTATAGTGGATGGCAAACGGAGTACTCTGGCTACTTGATGTCGGCTTATCACAGCCACGCTGGGAACAAGGAACTCGTTTGCATGGACGGAAATCCTGAAAAGGCGGAAGGAAGTGATGCTGGTGATCAAAATGGTGCCCTGTTTTACTTTGCTCTAGCTTTTTGTGGTTCTTTAAAATGTCCCCCATATAGCGAGAACAAGGCGTTAACATGTGTGGTGTGTTCGAAATAG